Below is a window of Fulvitalea axinellae DNA.
CATAAACCTCTTCAAACCATGAAACGACTGATATTTTCCATAACCGCACTTGCGTCTCTAGCACTATGTTTATACTCCTGCTCCGTTGACGAGACCCCTCCTTTCCTACCAGAATGGCAAAACCGTGGAGAGTACCTGCCCAAACAGCACTCACCCGACGAGCCTTTCAACTACAGCAACATCACCAAGATGAAAGGCGACAGGTTTTTTGTCCAACAGTTTATATTCGGAGCGGAAGGAACGGAAATACTTTTAAGCGAAGATCTTGGACGAACCTGGAATACCAGCTTGAGCATTCCATACACCGCTAACAACACATTCACAACACACGGAGAAACACACGCATGGTTTATAATAGCCGGAGACGGCGAGTTACCCCAAGTACACCGCACAGATAATATTGGTACAACTTGGGAAGCACTGGATCCCGTAGACAGCGGTTTAGACCCTAGATTTTCCCCAAACGCGTCATTCTTCCTCAACGACAAAATAGGCTGGGCATCGGGAAGCGACAGCATTGCGTCAGCGTATAAAACCATTTACAAAACAACGGACGGCGGGCAAACTTGGAAGAAAAAAACAAACGGTTTGACCCAAGACCGTTTCAGCGAATTTTCGGCAATAAAATTCAGAAACAAGGACGTCGGGTTTGCGGGAGAAAGGGACGGAATCTGGCGCTCCACAAACGCCGGAGACCTTTGGGAAAAGGTATACACTGGGCAAGAAATATACTATGCCGACATCGTTTGCACCTCGGACAAGTCGGTGTACGCCCTCGGCAATTTGCTATCCACAGACGCCACCGTTTTACTCCACAGCGTGGACGGAGGCGACAATTGGACTTTCCTGAAACTGCCCGCGATTTTGGACAACACGTCGGCCAACCAACTGTTTTTCGTAAACCAAGCCGAAGGATATTTACTTACCAAAGATTTTCTCCTGCGCACCAAGGACGGGGGACTCAACTGGGAAGTGGACTTTAAGGTAAAGGGTGACGACGACGGTTATTTCCTAAATATGGCTATCATTCCAGGCAGTGGTTTTCATCAGAAATTCATGGTAGGAATAGGCAGATACCGTTATTGGTATTACGGCTTTCCGGATGAGAAACCTTAACCTGATCGCCAAATTTTCGTATGTAAAGATTACAATACAAAATGTGTATGAAAAACAAGCTATGAAATTATCCGCCGGCGACCCCGCCCCCCTTTTTAATCTAGTAGACGTTTTTGAAAGACCCGTAGACCTAAGCCAAAACACAGGCAAGAAGACTCTTGTCGCTTTTTTCAGAAACGTAGCGTGCCCGTTTTGCAACCTCAGAGTATACGAATTGCTCAAGGCCTCTGAAAGGTTGAAAAAAGAAGGACTGGAAATGATTTTCTTTTTCGAATCGAAAAAGAGGGTGATTCTCCGAAGTTCTTTTCATCAGGAAATCGCTCCGATTCCGCTCCTAAGCGATCCGGAAAGGGAATGGTACAAAAAGTACGGCACCGAAAGATCGCCCTTGGGCATGGTAAAAACCATATTCAACAGCGAGGCTTCCAAAGCCAAAAGGCGGGCCGTCGGAATGGGGCTTCCCGATAGCGGGGACACTAAAGGGACGACCGGAAACCTAATGCCGGCCGAGTTCCTTCTCGGTCCCGATTTGAAAGTCGAATACGTCCATTATGCCAAACATCTAAACGACCGGATTCCACTTAAGCAATTAGAACAATACGCGGCCTCAGGGCTAAAGGCATAAAAAAAATCCCCGCATGAAAATACATGCGGGGATTTTTCATTTTTATGTTTCTTTTCAGGACAACACCGAAAGGTTCTGCGATTTTCCTATCACGGCCACTTCCGCCACGCTTCCGTTTTGGCGTTTTACAGGCTTGAAGGTTAAGTCACAAACATAACGTTCCCCGTCTTTATCCTTTTCCATTCTGATATCCGCGCGTTCGCCAGCCAACGCTACTTTCAAATTGCTTTCCCAGTGAGCCTTGTCCTCTTCCGGAATAGAATCATACAAGTTCGCTCCCCTCACAAATTTCGCGTCAATAGTAAACGGACTCTTTACCGCCGCCTCATTGCAAACGGTCAATTCCATATTCGGGTTTATGGCAAAATACAGATCTTCGGAATTGTTCAACAAAGCCGAGTAAAGCCTTTCTCTTTCGTCAAAAGCCTTCTGCAAATCACCGTCATTTTTAATTTCCCTAGAAGTAACAGCGATACCGATCACCTCACCACGGTCGTTTTTAATCGGGTTACAAGTCGCTTCGTTTATAATCGCCTCGTTTTTGTCGTTGGTCGACTCTAGGGTATGCACATAAGTCTCTCCCTTCATCGCTTTTTCGTAGATAGGCTTCCAATATTCCCAAGCCTCTTTACCCAAAGAATCCTCAAGGTAATCGCCCACTTTCACATCCCAATTCCTGGCGTCCATCCTTCTTTGCAAAGCCTCGTTTATGATGGTCACCCGATATTCCGTGTCCAAGGCCAGAATAGTGTCCTCGGTATTGTTGATCATCGAACGCAAGTTGTATTCCTTCTCCCGGACCTGCTTTTGCGCCCTCTCCATTTCCTCTTGCGTAGCGGCCAGTTCCTCAAGGTTTTGTCTCATTTCCTCTTCCTGTGCCCTAAGCTCCTCGGCCTGGATTCTGGTTTCCTCCAAAAGCCTGCTCGTGTGGGCGTTGATGCTGGCTACGGAAATAGTGGACGCCACCGCTTCGCTCAACTTCTCGACAAAATCCACTTCATGTTTCTCAAATTTCTTGAAAGCGGCCAGCTCTACAACACCGTATACTTTACCGTCCATTTTCATCGGCACCACCAGAACGGAATTAGGGTTCGACTCCCCTAGCCCTGAGGTTATCCGCACATAATTCTGCGGTATTTCGGTCATGAAAATGGTCTCTTTCTCGATGACCGTCTGCCCGGCCAAGCCCTGTCCGGCTTT
It encodes the following:
- a CDS encoding WD40/YVTN/BNR-like repeat-containing protein, giving the protein MKRLIFSITALASLALCLYSCSVDETPPFLPEWQNRGEYLPKQHSPDEPFNYSNITKMKGDRFFVQQFIFGAEGTEILLSEDLGRTWNTSLSIPYTANNTFTTHGETHAWFIIAGDGELPQVHRTDNIGTTWEALDPVDSGLDPRFSPNASFFLNDKIGWASGSDSIASAYKTIYKTTDGGQTWKKKTNGLTQDRFSEFSAIKFRNKDVGFAGERDGIWRSTNAGDLWEKVYTGQEIYYADIVCTSDKSVYALGNLLSTDATVLLHSVDGGDNWTFLKLPAILDNTSANQLFFVNQAEGYLLTKDFLLRTKDGGLNWEVDFKVKGDDDGYFLNMAIIPGSGFHQKFMVGIGRYRYWYYGFPDEKP
- a CDS encoding redoxin domain-containing protein — protein: MKLSAGDPAPLFNLVDVFERPVDLSQNTGKKTLVAFFRNVACPFCNLRVYELLKASERLKKEGLEMIFFFESKKRVILRSSFHQEIAPIPLLSDPEREWYKKYGTERSPLGMVKTIFNSEASKAKRRAVGMGLPDSGDTKGTTGNLMPAEFLLGPDLKVEYVHYAKHLNDRIPLKQLEQYAASGLKA